From the Nostoc sp. PCC 7107 genome, the window CTCGCTTTCAATTCCAATAATATTTGTTGGCATTGAAGGCGAAATTCATCCGCACCACAGATGAACCACAGATCAACACAGATTAAAATCAGTGTTAATTTGAGCGTTAATCTGTGGTTTTGTTTTGTTTTGTTTTGTTAAAGTGCTGAGTGCTGAGTGCTGAGTATAAATACAGTGCCTTTAAGTTTTTATATTATTCACTAATAAAAATATGCTAACTTCAACTGATTTCACTGGCTTATTTAATGAGCGATTCTTCCGTAACTTTTTGCCAATACCCGCGACTAGTTACTTTCGCATAGAAATAGGAACACCAGATTTTCAATTACCAGATATTACTAACGGTACTGTAGTCAAATTGTCAGACTATCGAGGCAAGCAACCAGTATTACTTGCCTTTACAAGAATCTTTACGGAAAAGCAATATTGCCCGTTTTGCTATCCGCATATTAAAGCTTTGAATGAAAACTATGAGGAATTTACAAAACGCGGTATAGAAGTTTTGATGATTACTAGTACCGATGAAAGGCAAAGTCAAATAGTTGTACAAGATTTAGGCTTAAAAATGCCGTTATTGAGTGACCCTAGTTGTAATATATTTCGGAGATATAAAGTAGGGCAAGCATTGGGAGCGCCTTTACCAGCACAGTTTGTATTAGATCAAGATGGCAAATTACTTTATACACATTTGTTTTCTTTTTTAGATCACAATGCTAGTGTGGAAACATTATTAACACAATTTAATGTCGCCAAACTTGATGAATAATATTGCCATCGGCGGCGATTAATTGAACTTGTAAAGGCATTTGTCCGGCGGCGTGAGTTGAACAACTTAAACAGGGGTCAAAAGCACGGATTCCTGCTTCCACACGATTTAACATTCCTTCAGGAATTTCTGTACCTTGGATGAAATGACGGGCAATTTGAGCAACTGTCCGATTCATTGCTAAGTTATTTTGACCAGTGGCAATGATGAAATTGACTTTTTGTAGTAAACCATTTTCATCAACCTGATAATGATGAAATAAAGTGCCGCGTGGTGCTTCGCTGACACCAACTCCTTCTAGTTGATTAATGCCAGCTTCGGCACGGAGTCGAGTTGATAGGATATCTGGGTCATCGAGTAAGATTTCAATGTGTTCAATACAGGCGACAATTTCGATTAAGCGGGCATAGTGATAAAAGAAAGATGACTTGACTGTACCTTGACCGCGATCGCGGAATTCTTGTAATTCTTGATCAGCTAAAGGTGTACCAATGCGGTTACAAATATTTAACCGTGCCAGCGGCCCTACCCGATACATCCCACTATCTATCCGGCAATGATCATTTTGGTTAGGATAACCCAAGGGTCGATAATAGGGCGATTTTAAGTAAGAATCTGGTTGAACAGCTTCCCCGATAAATTCTTGATAGCGCGTCGGGTCAAGTTTATCGGCAATGATATTACCTGCGCTGTCTACAAAGCGGAGATTTCCGTCGTAGGTTTCCCACAAACCGTTAGGAGTAACTAACCCCATAAATAAACTAGGGAAGTTACCAAAAGTTTGGACTTCTTTGGCATATTCATCAAGCAAGTTTTTAAATCGTGCTAAAGCATTCAAGATAGTAGCGCGTGCTTCGGGGATGCGGTTTTGGATGTGGCTGCGTTTTTCTGGTGTTAGTGGTTCTCGCACTCCACCAGGAACAGCCCAAGCCGGGTGAATCTTTTGCCCTCCAAGTAACTCAATAATTTCTTGTCCAAATTGGCGTAAGCGAATTCCACCACGGGCAAATTCTGGTTCTGCGGCAATTAAACCAAAAACATTGCG encodes:
- a CDS encoding Ni/Fe hydrogenase subunit alpha yields the protein MKKIIIDPVTRIEGHAKISIFLDNAGQVSDAHFHVTEFRGFEKFCEGRPLWEMPGITARVCGICPVSHLLASAKAGDRILAVIIPPTAAKLRRLMNLGQILQSHTLSFFHLSAPDFLLGMDSDPQTRNVFGLIAAEPEFARGGIRLRQFGQEIIELLGGQKIHPAWAVPGGVREPLTPEKRSHIQNRIPEARATILNALARFKNLLDEYAKEVQTFGNFPSLFMGLVTPNGLWETYDGNLRFVDSAGNIIADKLDPTRYQEFIGEAVQPDSYLKSPYYRPLGYPNQNDHCRIDSGMYRVGPLARLNICNRIGTPLADQELQEFRDRGQGTVKSSFFYHYARLIEIVACIEHIEILLDDPDILSTRLRAEAGINQLEGVGVSEAPRGTLFHHYQVDENGLLQKVNFIIATGQNNLAMNRTVAQIARHFIQGTEIPEGMLNRVEAGIRAFDPCLSCSTHAAGQMPLQVQLIAADGNIIHQVWRH
- a CDS encoding peroxiredoxin; its protein translation is MLTSTDFTGLFNERFFRNFLPIPATSYFRIEIGTPDFQLPDITNGTVVKLSDYRGKQPVLLAFTRIFTEKQYCPFCYPHIKALNENYEEFTKRGIEVLMITSTDERQSQIVVQDLGLKMPLLSDPSCNIFRRYKVGQALGAPLPAQFVLDQDGKLLYTHLFSFLDHNASVETLLTQFNVAKLDE